The genomic region ACTTTTGACTGTTTAAGAATGTACAGTTTTACTAATTATCTCGTTCCAGATGGTCCTTAATTCGGTAAGAATCACCAATAATATTAACTACCGTTGCATGGTGGAGGACACGATCCAAAATTGCATTTGCTATCTTAGGATCTTGGAATACCTCGTCCCAGGATTTAAAACCAACATTAGTTGTTAAAATCGTACTTTTCTTTTCATATCTCATATCAATGAG from Desulfuribacillus stibiiarsenatis harbors:
- a CDS encoding ATP-binding protein translates to LIDMRYEKKSTILTTNVGFKSWDEVFQDPKIANAILDRVLHHATVVNIIGDSYRIKDHLERDN